The Streptomyces spororaveus genome includes a region encoding these proteins:
- a CDS encoding helix-turn-helix transcriptional regulator, with protein sequence MAVRLVERENQLETLKELLGSAMRGRGRIAVISGPVAGGKTSLLETFTEEAISADALVLEAAGSRAERYLPFGILRRILDSAAPLSPEVHAYATELLDQVSAGTTDAEGAVEAGMRVLPHVATALLRIARDRTVVIAVDDVHHGDELSLAFLLCLARRVRQAGVLIVLTEAVRLRSAQLAFHAELQRQPNCTSLRLPLLTTAGTARILAEHFSPSTAQRLSAECQETTGGNPLLVRALVDDGLTALGDSEPFQRLAPAESFERAVLDCLHRGDPELLTVARGVAVLGGACSAVQLNRIVDLHVKPTEQALQDLSRCAVLHNGAFREPAARTAVLEATPPAALSALHLRAARLLHQEGATALDVARHLLAARKNVEDWAIPVLQEAVEYALVEDEHELALRCGELAVASCAEGPRHAALKSRLASIVWRSSPAAAEGHLRQLSRELAAGRLADRDLVQAVSLLAWMGEAQGAGEAVLELQRTDREAEAAGRAPAYDPSTLAAAQSWLSMVSPPARDLFDAVEPRRTTTLSGMPGALPAGIEAVPYDMPDNAYVQAAEAVRTALRAGTQADAAVAKATRVLQRYHLSDRTLQPLVFALLAVVYAGRLDLAFAWCERLLGECSARNAPTWQAALGVVRAEILLRQGDLPGAAAQARHAMSRISVQSWGVGIAWPLAILVESEIQMGHHEEAMSLLEQPVPEAMFDTLAGLHYLRARGRCHLATGRYHAAVRDFLNCGELMQAWGVDAAELVPWRLDAAEAWLALGNLARAKEYTEQQKQRETGPVGSRTRGFLLLTLAHTGGDLTFRLKRLIEAVETLEEGGNRVQLAVALGELGRGYRALGDFNRARMLVRKAWHVAKSCGAEPLCQQFMPGQVDGEAGTQGGRETEPLSEVEVLSEAEARVALLAARGHTNREIATKLYVTVSTVEQHLTRIYRKLKVKRRRDLPARLSDMSLPSTA encoded by the coding sequence GTGGCGGTCAGACTCGTCGAGCGCGAGAACCAGCTGGAGACGCTGAAGGAATTGCTCGGCAGCGCGATGCGCGGCCGGGGACGCATCGCCGTCATCAGCGGACCGGTCGCCGGCGGGAAAACGAGTCTGCTGGAAACCTTCACCGAAGAGGCGATCTCCGCGGACGCGCTGGTGCTGGAGGCCGCGGGCTCCCGGGCGGAGCGCTATCTGCCCTTCGGGATTCTGCGCAGAATCCTCGACAGTGCGGCACCCCTGTCGCCCGAGGTCCACGCCTACGCCACCGAACTGCTGGACCAGGTGTCCGCCGGGACGACGGATGCCGAAGGCGCCGTCGAGGCCGGTATGCGGGTCCTGCCCCATGTCGCCACCGCGCTGCTGCGGATCGCCCGGGACCGGACCGTCGTCATCGCCGTCGACGACGTCCACCACGGCGACGAACTCTCTCTCGCCTTCCTGCTGTGCCTCGCTCGCCGCGTGCGGCAGGCCGGTGTCCTGATCGTGCTCACCGAAGCCGTACGGCTGCGGTCCGCGCAACTCGCCTTCCACGCCGAGCTGCAGCGCCAGCCCAACTGCACCAGCCTGCGGCTTCCCCTGCTCACCACGGCCGGCACCGCGCGCATCCTCGCCGAGCACTTCTCCCCCTCGACGGCGCAACGGCTGTCCGCCGAGTGCCAGGAGACCACCGGTGGCAATCCGCTGCTGGTCAGGGCGCTGGTCGACGACGGCCTCACGGCGCTCGGGGACAGCGAGCCCTTCCAGCGGCTCGCCCCCGCCGAGTCCTTCGAGCGCGCCGTGCTCGACTGCCTGCACCGCGGCGACCCCGAACTGCTGACCGTCGCCCGGGGCGTCGCCGTACTCGGTGGTGCCTGCTCCGCGGTCCAGCTCAACCGGATCGTCGACCTGCACGTCAAGCCCACCGAACAGGCTCTGCAGGACCTCAGCCGGTGCGCCGTGCTGCACAACGGTGCCTTCCGTGAGCCCGCGGCCCGCACCGCCGTCCTGGAAGCCACCCCGCCCGCCGCGCTGTCCGCCCTGCACCTGCGCGCCGCGAGACTCCTGCACCAGGAGGGTGCGACGGCGCTCGACGTCGCCCGCCACCTCCTCGCCGCCCGCAAGAACGTCGAGGACTGGGCGATCCCCGTCCTCCAGGAGGCGGTCGAGTACGCCCTCGTCGAGGACGAGCACGAACTCGCCCTGCGCTGCGGGGAACTGGCGGTCGCCTCCTGCGCCGAGGGCCCCCGGCACGCCGCCCTCAAGTCCCGGCTGGCCAGCATCGTCTGGCGCAGCAGCCCGGCCGCGGCCGAGGGGCATCTGCGGCAGCTGTCCCGCGAGCTCGCCGCCGGCCGGCTCGCCGATCGCGATCTCGTCCAGGCCGTGTCGCTCCTGGCGTGGATGGGGGAGGCCCAGGGAGCCGGCGAGGCGGTACTGGAGCTGCAGAGGACCGACCGCGAGGCCGAGGCGGCCGGACGGGCGCCCGCGTACGACCCGAGCACGCTCGCCGCAGCCCAGAGCTGGCTCTCGATGGTCAGCCCGCCGGCCCGCGACCTCTTCGACGCCGTGGAACCGCGGCGGACGACAACGCTGTCAGGCATGCCGGGGGCGCTGCCCGCCGGGATCGAGGCCGTCCCGTACGACATGCCCGACAACGCCTACGTCCAGGCTGCGGAAGCCGTCCGCACCGCCCTCCGCGCCGGGACCCAGGCCGACGCCGCCGTCGCCAAGGCCACCCGGGTGCTCCAGCGCTACCACCTCAGCGACCGCACCCTCCAGCCCCTCGTCTTCGCCCTCCTGGCCGTCGTCTACGCGGGACGCCTCGACCTCGCGTTCGCCTGGTGCGAGCGCCTGCTCGGCGAGTGCTCCGCCCGCAACGCCCCGACCTGGCAGGCCGCACTCGGCGTGGTCCGGGCCGAGATACTGCTGCGCCAGGGCGATCTGCCCGGCGCGGCCGCCCAGGCCCGCCACGCCATGTCCCGCATCTCCGTGCAGAGCTGGGGCGTGGGCATCGCGTGGCCGCTGGCCATCCTCGTCGAGTCCGAGATCCAGATGGGCCACCACGAGGAGGCGATGAGCCTGCTCGAACAGCCCGTGCCCGAGGCCATGTTCGACACCCTCGCCGGCCTGCACTACCTCAGGGCCCGGGGGCGCTGCCACCTGGCCACCGGCCGCTACCACGCCGCCGTGCGGGACTTCCTGAACTGCGGCGAGCTGATGCAGGCCTGGGGCGTGGACGCGGCGGAGCTGGTGCCGTGGCGGCTGGACGCCGCCGAGGCGTGGCTGGCCCTCGGCAACCTCGCGCGCGCGAAGGAGTACACCGAGCAGCAGAAGCAGCGCGAGACGGGGCCCGTGGGCAGCCGGACGCGTGGCTTCCTGCTGCTCACGCTCGCCCACACCGGCGGCGACCTCACGTTCCGGCTCAAGCGGCTCATCGAGGCCGTCGAGACCCTGGAGGAGGGCGGGAACCGGGTCCAACTGGCCGTGGCACTGGGGGAGCTGGGCCGCGGCTACCGTGCGCTGGGTGATTTCAACCGGGCCCGGATGCTGGTGCGCAAGGCCTGGCACGTCGCCAAGTCCTGCGGCGCCGAACCGCTGTGCCAGCAGTTCATGCCGGGCCAGGTCGACGGCGAGGCCGGCACGCAGGGCGGCCGGGAGACGGAGCCCCTCAGCGAGGTCGAGGTCCTGTCCGAGGCCGAGGCGCGGGTCGCGCTGCTGGCGGCGCGCGGCCACACCAACCGCGAGATAGCGACCAAGCTCTATGTCACGGTGTCGACGGTCGAGCAGCATCTGACGCGCATCTACCGCAAGCTGAAGGTGAAGCGGCGCCGCGATCTGCCCGCCCGGCTCTCGGACATGAGCCTGCCGAGTACCGCCTGA
- a CDS encoding response regulator: MSTDQTIGVMLVDDHPVVREGLSSMLQSADGVSVVGQAGSGEEAIAMVARLAPDIVLLDLQMGGMDGVETTGHLLRAAPATKVVIVTTYESDTDILRAVEAGAAGYLLKGSTRDDLVQAVKAAARGETVLTPSLAPKLFRARVVERPVLSDREREVLQLVSLGLTNADIGRRLFISEATVKTHLLRSFKKLSVSDRTAAVITALERGLLS, translated from the coding sequence ATGAGCACTGACCAGACGATCGGCGTGATGCTGGTCGACGACCATCCGGTCGTCCGGGAGGGTCTGAGCTCGATGCTGCAGTCCGCCGACGGCGTGAGCGTCGTCGGGCAGGCCGGCTCGGGCGAGGAGGCGATCGCGATGGTCGCCAGGCTGGCTCCCGACATCGTCCTGCTCGACCTGCAGATGGGCGGCATGGACGGGGTGGAGACCACCGGCCACCTGCTGCGCGCCGCTCCGGCCACCAAGGTGGTGATCGTGACGACGTACGAGAGCGACACCGACATCCTGCGGGCCGTGGAGGCGGGCGCGGCGGGCTACCTGCTCAAGGGCAGCACGCGCGACGACCTGGTGCAGGCGGTGAAGGCGGCGGCCCGCGGCGAGACGGTCCTGACGCCGTCGCTGGCCCCCAAACTGTTCCGGGCCCGGGTGGTGGAACGGCCCGTGCTGTCGGACCGTGAACGCGAGGTGCTCCAGCTGGTCAGCCTCGGGCTGACCAACGCGGACATCGGCCGCCGCCTGTTCATCAGCGAGGCGACGGTGAAGACGCATCTGCTGCGGTCGTTCAAGAAGCTGTCGGTCTCGGACCGGACCGCAGCGGTGATCACGGCACTGGAGCGCGGCCTGCTGTCCTGA
- a CDS encoding RecQ family ATP-dependent DNA helicase, translating into MDNPELRAEADAILAELVGDPGGSARLREDQWQAVAALVEERRRALVVQRTGWGKSAVYFVATALLRRRGSGPTVIISPLLALMRNQVEAAKRAGIQARTINSANPEEWDTVYGEVERGETDVLLVSPERLNSVDFRDQVLPKLAATTGLLVVDEAHCISDWGHDFRPDYRRLRTMLAELPEGVPVLATTATANSRVTADVAEQLGTGSGDALVLRGPLDRESLRLGVLELPDAAHRLAWLGDRLGDLPGSGIIYTLTVAAAEEVAAFLRQRGYPVASYTGKTENADRLQAEEDLLANRVKALVATSALGMGFDKPDLGFVVHLGSPSSPIAYYQQVGRAGRGVDHADVLLLPGREDEAIWAYFASVGFPPEEQVRRTLSVLAEAGRPLSLPALEPLVDLRRSRLETMLKVLDVDGAVKRVKGGWTATGQPWAYDAQRYAWVARQRAAEQQAMRDYVAATGCRMEFLQRQLDDEKAVPCGRCDNCAGPWLDAAVSDTALASAAGELERPGAEVEPRKMWPTGLAAVGMDLKGRIPASQQAATGRALGRLSDIGWGNRLRPLLSAQAADGPVPDDVLAAVVTVLADWARSPGGWAGGAPDAMARPVGVVAMPSRTRPQLVGSLAAGVARVGRLPVLGSLAYTPEADAHPAHRSNSAQRLRALAASFTVPGELSAALAASPGPVLLVDDYTDSGWTLAVGARLLRQAGAGEVLPLVLALAG; encoded by the coding sequence ATGGACAACCCGGAGCTCCGTGCCGAAGCCGACGCCATCCTCGCCGAGCTCGTCGGAGATCCCGGGGGTTCGGCCCGGCTGCGGGAGGACCAGTGGCAGGCGGTGGCGGCCCTGGTCGAGGAGCGGCGGCGGGCGCTGGTGGTGCAGCGCACCGGCTGGGGCAAATCGGCGGTGTACTTCGTGGCCACCGCATTGCTGCGCAGGCGCGGCTCCGGCCCGACCGTGATCATCTCGCCGTTGCTGGCGCTGATGCGCAACCAGGTCGAGGCGGCGAAGCGAGCCGGGATCCAGGCGCGGACGATCAACTCGGCCAACCCGGAGGAGTGGGACACCGTCTACGGGGAGGTCGAGCGCGGCGAGACCGACGTCCTCCTCGTCAGCCCGGAGCGCCTCAATTCCGTGGACTTCCGTGATCAGGTGCTGCCCAAGCTCGCGGCCACGACCGGCCTGCTCGTGGTCGACGAGGCGCACTGCATCTCGGACTGGGGCCACGACTTCCGGCCGGACTACCGCAGGCTGCGCACGATGCTGGCGGAGCTGCCGGAGGGGGTGCCGGTCCTGGCCACCACGGCGACCGCCAACTCCCGGGTGACCGCGGACGTGGCCGAGCAGCTGGGCACGGGGAGCGGGGACGCGCTGGTGCTGCGCGGACCGCTCGACCGGGAGAGCCTGCGGCTCGGGGTGCTGGAGCTGCCCGACGCGGCGCACCGGCTGGCGTGGCTGGGGGACCGGCTGGGGGATCTGCCGGGCTCGGGGATCATCTACACGCTGACGGTGGCGGCGGCGGAGGAGGTCGCGGCGTTCCTGCGCCAGCGCGGGTATCCGGTGGCTTCCTACACCGGGAAGACGGAGAACGCCGACCGGCTGCAGGCGGAAGAGGATCTGCTCGCCAACCGCGTCAAGGCGCTGGTGGCGACCTCCGCGCTGGGGATGGGCTTCGACAAGCCGGACCTGGGCTTCGTGGTGCACCTGGGGTCGCCCTCGTCGCCGATCGCGTACTACCAGCAGGTAGGGCGAGCGGGGCGTGGTGTGGATCACGCGGATGTGCTGCTGCTGCCGGGGCGGGAGGACGAGGCGATCTGGGCGTACTTCGCCTCGGTGGGCTTCCCGCCCGAGGAGCAGGTCCGGCGCACCCTGTCGGTATTGGCGGAGGCCGGCCGTCCGCTGTCCCTTCCGGCGCTGGAGCCGCTGGTGGATCTTCGGCGCTCGCGCCTGGAGACGATGCTGAAGGTCCTGGACGTGGACGGCGCGGTCAAGCGCGTGAAGGGCGGCTGGACCGCCACCGGGCAGCCGTGGGCGTACGACGCCCAGCGGTACGCCTGGGTCGCGCGGCAGCGGGCGGCGGAGCAGCAGGCCATGCGCGACTACGTGGCGGCCACGGGGTGCCGGATGGAGTTCCTGCAGCGGCAGCTGGACGACGAGAAGGCGGTCCCGTGCGGCCGCTGCGACAACTGCGCCGGGCCCTGGCTGGACGCGGCCGTGTCCGACACGGCCCTCGCGTCGGCGGCCGGCGAACTGGAGCGCCCGGGAGCAGAGGTCGAGCCCCGCAAGATGTGGCCGACCGGGCTCGCCGCGGTCGGCATGGACCTGAAGGGCCGGATCCCCGCGAGCCAGCAGGCGGCCACCGGGCGCGCGTTGGGCAGGCTGTCGGACATCGGCTGGGGCAACCGGCTGCGCCCCCTGCTGTCGGCGCAGGCCGCGGACGGCCCCGTCCCGGACGATGTGCTGGCGGCGGTCGTGACGGTGCTGGCCGACTGGGCCCGCTCACCGGGCGGCTGGGCCGGCGGTGCCCCTGACGCGATGGCGCGGCCGGTAGGCGTCGTCGCCATGCCGTCCCGTACCCGCCCGCAGCTGGTCGGCTCACTGGCCGCCGGCGTGGCCCGGGTCGGCCGGCTCCCCGTGCTGGGCAGCCTCGCCTACACCCCGGAGGCCGACGCCCATCCGGCGCACCGCAGCAACTCCGCCCAGCGGCTGCGCGCCCTGGCCGCCTCGTTCACCGTGCCCGGCGAACTCTCCGCGGCCCTGGCCGCGTCCCCCGGCCCGGTCCTGCTCGTCGACGACTACACCGACTCCGGCTGGACCCTGGCCGTAGGGGCACGCCTCCTGCGCCAGGCCGGAGCGGGCGAGGTGCTCCCGCTCGTCCTCGCGCTGGCCGGGTAG
- a CDS encoding nucleotide disphospho-sugar-binding domain-containing protein, which produces MRVLFVSYPAIGHVFPTVPLAWALRAAGHEVLVASAGDALEVANAGLHVADVSPGFELEPFLQSTVSELMARLRTPGDIDPVDGLTLFAHLNDHLADGIVRTADAFRPDLIVFEQIFVSGLIAAARLGVPAVQHNFGFARGTQLRELTVSMLAETMARHGVDRVPDRVPTIDIAPPSMVEPERDGWSMRPVPYNSGAVLPDWLLEEPKRRRRVGVTLGTATVHINGLGPVQRLAAAAAEVDAEFVLALGEVDTTALGELPSNVRVVGWVPLTALLQTCDAAVHHGGAGTTLAALNAGVPQLVLPDGADRHINAEAVRDRGAGLLGTADDLGAEVLGQLLWDEKMSAVAREVREEIRTMPSPVSLVARLEELAL; this is translated from the coding sequence TTGCGCGTACTGTTCGTCTCGTATCCGGCCATTGGCCATGTTTTTCCCACTGTTCCGCTGGCCTGGGCGTTGCGCGCGGCCGGCCACGAGGTACTGGTCGCCAGCGCGGGCGACGCGCTGGAGGTCGCCAACGCAGGTCTGCATGTGGCGGATGTCTCCCCGGGCTTCGAGCTGGAACCCTTCCTCCAGTCGACGGTCAGTGAGCTGATGGCCCGCCTGCGCACTCCGGGCGACATCGACCCCGTCGACGGGCTGACGCTCTTCGCCCACCTCAACGACCACCTGGCGGACGGCATCGTTCGGACCGCCGACGCCTTCAGGCCCGATCTGATCGTCTTCGAGCAGATCTTCGTGTCCGGTCTGATCGCGGCGGCCCGGCTGGGCGTGCCGGCCGTGCAGCACAACTTCGGTTTCGCGCGGGGTACGCAGCTGCGTGAGCTGACGGTGTCGATGCTCGCCGAGACGATGGCGCGGCACGGCGTGGACCGGGTGCCGGACCGGGTGCCGACGATCGACATCGCGCCGCCGAGCATGGTGGAGCCCGAGCGGGACGGCTGGTCGATGCGGCCGGTCCCGTACAACAGCGGTGCGGTGCTGCCGGACTGGCTGCTGGAGGAGCCCAAGCGCCGCCGCCGGGTCGGGGTGACACTGGGCACGGCCACGGTGCACATCAACGGTCTGGGCCCGGTGCAGCGGCTCGCGGCGGCGGCGGCCGAGGTGGACGCGGAGTTCGTGCTGGCGCTGGGCGAGGTGGACACGACGGCGCTGGGTGAACTGCCCTCCAACGTACGGGTTGTGGGCTGGGTGCCGCTGACGGCGCTGCTGCAGACCTGCGACGCGGCGGTCCACCACGGTGGTGCGGGGACGACGCTGGCGGCGCTGAACGCGGGCGTGCCGCAGCTCGTCCTTCCGGACGGAGCGGACCGTCACATCAACGCGGAGGCCGTGCGGGACCGGGGTGCGGGTCTGCTCGGCACGGCCGACGACCTCGGCGCGGAGGTGCTGGGACAGCTGCTGTGGGACGAGAAGATGTCGGCGGTCGCGCGCGAGGTGCGTGAGGAGATCCGGACGATGCCCTCTCCCGTGTCGCTGGTGGCGAGGCTGGAGGAGCTGGCGCTCTGA
- a CDS encoding sensor histidine kinase: MSTEHRAERATDGPDHAPEAETRWFGLWDALFAVSYAVTTMLLFTSAGEQVHRAVAMAALTVAVPWYAALGRSTMIHESQGNDRRRIVFSVGLFVLFAVAVIFDLAASFALFAVVPMLMMSLTTSPAIAVVTLANLTPVIVVWLRGGTLSRDILAVLPTSLLGIALSVMLGLWITRVTRQSRGRAALIEELHRNREKVARLSRKAGVSAERERLAREIHDTLAQGLTSIISLVQAAETDFTADPQLARSHLALAGRVARESLAEAREFVTELTPPALQESSLVQATRRQAEGLTAQTGMRAHVTVEGDERELPMAVSVVLLRSLQEAIANIRKHAGEARTAEIRLVYRRDTVRLLVRDDGPGFTVTGDQRGNGLRGMQTRAHEISGVATVVSSPGQGTTIEVTVPVPASGEEADEH, from the coding sequence GTGAGCACTGAACACCGGGCGGAACGAGCGACCGACGGCCCGGATCACGCGCCGGAGGCGGAAACCCGGTGGTTCGGCCTGTGGGACGCGCTCTTCGCGGTCTCGTACGCCGTCACCACCATGCTGCTGTTCACCTCCGCGGGTGAGCAGGTCCACCGTGCCGTGGCCATGGCCGCGCTGACCGTGGCCGTGCCCTGGTACGCGGCCCTGGGACGCAGCACGATGATCCATGAGAGCCAGGGGAACGACCGGCGCCGCATCGTCTTCTCCGTCGGCCTGTTCGTGCTGTTCGCGGTGGCCGTGATCTTCGACCTCGCGGCCTCGTTCGCCCTGTTCGCCGTGGTCCCGATGCTGATGATGAGCCTGACGACCTCGCCGGCGATCGCCGTGGTCACGCTGGCCAATCTGACTCCGGTCATCGTGGTGTGGCTGCGCGGCGGCACCCTGAGCCGCGACATCCTGGCCGTCCTGCCCACCTCGCTCCTCGGCATCGCCCTGTCGGTCATGCTCGGGTTGTGGATCACCCGCGTGACCCGGCAGAGCCGGGGACGGGCCGCCCTCATCGAGGAGCTGCACCGCAACCGCGAGAAAGTCGCCCGGCTGTCGCGCAAGGCGGGGGTCTCCGCCGAGCGCGAGCGGCTCGCACGGGAAATCCACGACACCCTCGCCCAGGGCCTCACCAGCATCATCAGCCTCGTGCAGGCCGCCGAGACCGACTTCACGGCCGACCCGCAACTGGCCAGGTCGCATCTGGCACTGGCGGGGCGGGTGGCCCGCGAAAGCCTGGCGGAGGCCCGCGAGTTCGTCACCGAGCTCACCCCGCCCGCGCTGCAGGAGTCCTCGCTCGTGCAAGCGACACGGCGGCAGGCCGAAGGCCTGACCGCGCAGACCGGCATGCGGGCGCACGTCACCGTCGAGGGAGACGAGCGGGAGCTGCCGATGGCGGTCAGCGTGGTCCTGCTGCGTTCCCTCCAGGAGGCCATCGCGAACATCCGCAAGCACGCGGGCGAGGCACGCACGGCCGAGATCCGGCTCGTGTACCGGCGGGACACGGTGCGGCTCCTCGTACGCGACGACGGACCCGGGTTCACCGTCACCGGGGACCAGCGGGGAAACGGGCTGCGCGGCATGCAGACCCGCGCACACGAGATCAGCGGGGTGGCGACCGTCGTCAGCAGCCCCGGACAGGGCACCACCATCGAGGTGACGGTTCCCGTGCCGGCGAGTGGAGAGGAAGCCGATGAGCACTGA
- a CDS encoding PH domain-containing protein, with amino-acid sequence MSNDTEQRPAAGTSDGAADGPRWSRLSPRLLWVNLSMLAGPLALFAVTVALTGANLQAVISLGSLVITFLVITGISTMRLLTTRFRVTDERVELRSGLLFRSRRSVPFDRIRNVDIEAKPMHRLFGLTSLRIGTGEQTAASSRKLSLDGITRRDARQLRRLLIDRRGSGRVTGQDADVTIAEMDWAWLRYAPLTVWGVGSVFAGVGTVYRILHEMKVDPLELGIVKDVEDRFGSVPLWFGILVTVVITALLGAAISTATFVDAWTNYRLEREQDGGFRIRRGLLISRSVSIEERRLRGVELAEPMLLRWAGGASLSAIASGLSNTDENRSRCSLTPPVPRDEALRVASDVLAEEQSPTQMKLVPHTRAALRRRINRGLMVLAPVVALLLGLGLWLTPVLVHTAWITALVGLPVVIAFANDAYRALGHGVRDRYLVVRAGTFTRRTVALQRDGVIGWNISRSYFQRRNGLLTIGATTAGVGCYKVRDVSVGVGLAYAEEAVPQLLAPFIERVPRG; translated from the coding sequence ATGAGCAACGACACCGAACAGCGGCCGGCCGCCGGGACCTCCGACGGCGCCGCCGACGGCCCCAGGTGGAGCAGGCTCAGCCCCAGACTGCTGTGGGTCAACCTCAGCATGCTCGCGGGACCGCTCGCACTGTTCGCCGTCACGGTCGCCCTGACCGGCGCCAACCTCCAGGCCGTCATCTCGCTCGGCTCACTGGTGATCACCTTCCTGGTCATCACCGGGATCAGCACGATGCGGCTGCTGACCACCCGCTTCCGCGTCACCGACGAGCGCGTCGAACTGCGCTCCGGCCTGCTCTTCCGCAGCCGCCGCTCGGTCCCGTTCGACCGGATCCGCAACGTCGACATCGAAGCCAAGCCGATGCACCGCCTCTTCGGCCTGACCTCGCTGCGCATCGGCACCGGCGAACAGACGGCGGCCTCCAGCCGCAAGCTCTCCCTCGACGGCATCACCAGGCGCGACGCGCGCCAACTGCGCAGGCTCCTCATCGACCGCCGCGGCAGCGGCCGCGTCACGGGCCAGGACGCGGACGTCACCATCGCCGAGATGGACTGGGCCTGGCTGCGGTACGCGCCGCTCACCGTCTGGGGCGTCGGCAGCGTCTTCGCCGGCGTCGGCACCGTCTACCGCATCCTGCACGAGATGAAGGTCGACCCGCTCGAACTGGGCATCGTCAAGGACGTCGAGGACCGCTTCGGTTCCGTACCCCTGTGGTTCGGCATCCTCGTCACCGTCGTGATCACCGCCCTCCTGGGTGCCGCGATCTCCACCGCCACCTTCGTGGACGCCTGGACCAACTACCGCCTGGAGCGCGAGCAGGACGGCGGCTTCCGAATCCGCCGCGGACTGCTCATCTCCCGCTCCGTCAGCATCGAGGAGCGCCGGCTGCGCGGCGTCGAGCTCGCCGAGCCGATGCTGCTGCGCTGGGCGGGCGGCGCCAGCCTGAGCGCCATAGCCAGCGGCCTCAGCAACACCGACGAGAACCGGAGCCGCTGCTCCCTCACCCCGCCCGTGCCCCGGGACGAGGCCCTGCGCGTCGCCTCGGACGTCCTCGCCGAGGAACAGTCCCCGACGCAGATGAAGCTCGTCCCGCACACCCGCGCCGCCCTGCGCCGCCGCATCAACCGCGGCCTGATGGTCCTCGCACCCGTCGTGGCGCTCCTGCTGGGCCTGGGGCTGTGGCTCACCCCCGTCCTGGTGCACACCGCCTGGATCACGGCGCTCGTCGGCCTGCCGGTCGTCATCGCCTTCGCCAACGACGCCTACCGCGCACTCGGCCACGGAGTCCGCGACCGCTATCTCGTCGTCCGTGCCGGCACCTTCACCCGCCGCACCGTCGCCCTCCAGCGGGACGGCGTCATCGGCTGGAACATCTCCCGCTCCTACTTCCAGCGGCGCAACGGACTGCTCACCATCGGCGCCACCACCGCGGGCGTCGGCTGCTACAAGGTGCGCGACGTGTCCGTCGGCGTCGGCCTCGCCTACGCCGAAGAGGCCGTACCCCAGCTGCTCGCCCCGTTCATCGAACGCGTCCCGCGCGGCTGA
- a CDS encoding thioesterase II family protein: MKKQETSLWVRRYHASDESPIQLVCLPHAGGSASFYFPMSQALAPAADVLSVQYPGRQDRRDEPGIVDIGAYADALTGQLVPWLDRPLAFFGHSMGAILAFEVTRRLERDHGVTPVRIFASGRRSPSSFRHEAVHLRDDDGIVAEMRELSGTDAKILGNEEILRMVLPAIRSDYTAIENYRAAPEDVVRTPVTVLTGDADPRTSREEADAWKTHTTGGFNIHRFPGGHFFLANHQEQIVKIVSEELAAAT; the protein is encoded by the coding sequence TTGAAAAAGCAAGAAACCAGCCTCTGGGTTCGCCGCTACCACGCTTCGGACGAAAGCCCGATCCAATTGGTCTGTCTGCCGCACGCCGGCGGCTCGGCCTCCTTCTACTTCCCCATGTCCCAGGCGCTGGCGCCGGCGGCGGACGTGCTCTCGGTGCAGTACCCCGGGAGGCAGGACCGCAGGGACGAGCCCGGGATCGTCGACATCGGCGCCTACGCGGACGCCCTCACCGGCCAACTCGTACCGTGGCTGGATCGCCCCCTGGCATTCTTCGGCCACAGCATGGGCGCGATTCTGGCCTTCGAGGTGACGCGCAGGCTGGAGCGCGACCACGGCGTCACTCCGGTGCGGATCTTCGCTTCCGGCCGGCGCTCGCCCTCCAGCTTCCGCCACGAGGCCGTGCACCTGCGCGACGACGACGGAATCGTGGCGGAGATGCGGGAACTCAGCGGAACCGACGCGAAGATACTGGGCAACGAGGAAATCCTTCGCATGGTGCTCCCCGCGATCCGCAGCGACTACACCGCCATCGAAAACTACCGGGCCGCGCCGGAAGACGTCGTGCGTACTCCCGTCACGGTACTGACCGGTGACGCGGACCCGAGGACCAGCCGGGAAGAGGCCGACGCCTGGAAGACGCACACCACCGGCGGATTCAACATACATCGTTTCCCGGGTGGTCATTTCTTCTTGGCGAATCATCAGGAACAGATCGTGAAAATCGTTTCGGAGGAACTCGCCGCAGCAACGTGA
- a CDS encoding PH domain-containing protein, whose translation MDDVRLRPPRNRVEARAMGWWMLQSAMFALPLPIVFGVLYLCIPPARPFFGWAFVISLVPGLAYMAVMPVWRYRVHRWETTDEAVYAASGWLWQRWRVVPVSRIQTVDTLRGPLQQLFGLSGITVTTASYSGAVKIKGIDHRTARDVVEHLTRSTQATPGDAT comes from the coding sequence ATGGATGATGTCAGGCTCAGGCCCCCGCGCAATCGTGTCGAAGCCCGGGCGATGGGCTGGTGGATGCTTCAGTCCGCCATGTTCGCCCTGCCCCTGCCGATCGTCTTCGGCGTGCTGTATCTCTGCATCCCGCCCGCCAGGCCGTTCTTCGGCTGGGCCTTCGTGATCTCGCTCGTACCGGGCCTCGCCTACATGGCCGTCATGCCCGTCTGGCGCTACCGGGTACACCGCTGGGAGACCACCGACGAAGCCGTCTACGCGGCCTCCGGCTGGCTCTGGCAGCGCTGGCGGGTCGTACCGGTGTCCCGCATCCAGACCGTGGACACCCTGCGCGGGCCCCTCCAGCAGCTCTTCGGCCTCTCCGGCATCACCGTCACCACCGCCTCCTACTCCGGTGCCGTGAAGATCAAGGGAATCGACCACCGGACCGCCCGGGACGTGGTCGAGCACCTCACCAGGTCGACCCAGGCCACGCCGGGAGACGCGACATGA